Below is a genomic region from Desulforegula conservatrix Mb1Pa.
GTATCAAAATTGGATTGATTATCAAATCAGGCCCAATATTATCAGCCTCGATAATGTGAGTATCAGCTACATATAATTCCAAAAAATCTTGAAGGGTCAAAGTGAGAGTAATTCTTTTCACAGGAAAAGGCGGCACAGGAAAAACCACCTGCGCCGCAGCAACGGCACTCATGGCTGCAAGCAAAGGAATTAAAACCCTCGTCATTTCAACTGACCCGGCACACAGTCTTTCGGACTCCTTTGATGTAAAAATAGGGCCTGAGCCTACTGAAATTATACCTAACCTTTTTGCCCAGGAACTTGATATTTATTATTCCATGAGGAAATACTGGGGAAATCTTAGATCTGTAATGTTACAAATGTTCCACTGGCAAGGCATTGACCGAAAACTGTCTGAGGAAATGTCAGCTCTTCCAGGAATGGAAGAAGCATCAGCTTTTTTATGGATAGAAAAACACTATGAAGACAGGGTTTTTGACCTGATAGTCATCGACAGTGCCCCGACAGGAGAGACGCTTACTCTTTTGACGCTTCCGCAAGCAACGAAATGGTGGACATTGAGAATGTTTCCGATACCAAAGCTTGCTGTAAGAACTTTTGGTTCAATGTTTGATCTTACCACTGGGATTCCTGTTGCTAAAGGATATGATGAACTTCAGGAGATCATGTCAAAGCTTGAGAAGGTACACAAAATATTTTCCAACCCTGAAATATGCTCAATACGACTGGTTACAACGCCTGAAAAAATGGTAATACAGGAAGCGCGTCGAGCCTTCATGTATCTTCAGCTTTATGGATTTGGAGTAGATGCTGTTATTGTTAACAGAATACTGCCAGACATAGATGGAGAAAGCTTTTTCAATAATTTTATTGCCAAGCAGGACAAATATCTGTCTGAAATTGAAACCAGTTTCCACCCTGTCCCGATTCTTAGAATAAACCATTTTGGAGAAGAAGTATTCGGACAAGCAAAGCTTTCCAGGGTATCGGAGATGCTCTACCCTGACATTTCAGCTATAGATGTTTTTTTCAAAGAAAAGGTTATAAATATCTACGAGACAGCATTTGGATACAATATAGATCTGTCACTTCCATTTGCAGACTTAAGTGAAATAGACATCAAAACTTATTCTGATGAGATGGTCATAGATATTGGCAACAGAAGAAAAAATCTTTTCCTGCCTAAATTTTTAAGATTCTATGAAATGAAAGGATATGAAAAAAATGGGGCTAAAGTAACGGTCAAATTCGAACCAAAAAAATAAGATGCCTGAGGTATTAATCTCGAGGCATCAAAGAATATAACGATTAAACTAAAAGACCTCTATTTTTCTTCATCACCATCCTTATTGTCAGAAGGCTTTGGTTCCCCAGAAAAAATATCCATAAAAGGCTTGAAAGGCGTAATCCCTGCTATGCTCTTCTGGGCAATATCCGACCAGCCCATCCCAAGATCGATAACTTTCTTAAAATGCTCATCAAAGGCAATCTTATGAGAAACATACCTGTCTATTGTAATCTGAAGGTATTTTTCAAAAAACTCGCTCAGAATATTATCCCCGTATCTTATAATAAGATGGAGCAATGGAATCGGAAGAAGGGCCTTTTTATGTTTTGATTTTTCAAGCACTATCTGAGTAAGTATGAAAGCAGTCACGTCCTCTTCAGTGTTAGCGTCCGTCACTTCAACCTCTCTGCCATTTTTTATCATGTCAGCTACTTCGATCAGAGTGACATATTTACTCTTTTCCATATCATAGAGACGTCTGTTTGCGTATTTTTTTATATGTACAATTGAAGTCATAAAAACATCTCCATTTTTTTTACATATTTAGTAATTATATAAGGAATGGTGATTAATAGAAATTATATCTCATAAAAGCTATCATACGAGGAATTATAATGCAATGCAAAATAGAAAGAGCGGTGTAAGAAACACAAAAAGCCGGGTGAAGGCACCCGGCTTTGAAAAACATTAATCCTGCGCTATGGAACTGATCCCGCGGGCTTTCTTGTCACTTGAAAGAACTTCAAGAGTATTACCTTCGTGCATGATAAGGAGAGCTAATTTGTGCATATACTCCCTTCTCTCTTCCATGCTACGTCCAGGATAATTTCTGAAGGTCATTACAACTCCCGCAAGTGAAGCGAAAAATGCGTGGGTGAAAAATCTTATGCTTTCCACACCCTGTGCTTTTTTTACTACCTCATCAAACATTTTTAAGAAATAACGCTGTACTGCATTAAACTTTTTGAGCGCCCTTTGATTAATTCCACCTCTAATCATAAAATGGCACATCATCTGAAATGTTGCCTCATTGTCTATAAGATAATCAACAACCGCCACGGCCAGTTCTTCAATTGAGCTTCCCTGCTCCAGCCGTTTTTCGAGCAGCTGCTCAATCGTATTGATATCCTGAATCAGCGCTTCTACAAAAAGGTCATCACGACTTGGAAAATAACGATAAATAGACGCCGCTGAAACCCCCGCTTCCGCAGCTATGTCCCTCATCCCTATCTCGTGAAAAGATTTCTCTTCAAACAATTTCATTGCTGCGGCAATAATAAGAGTTTTTCTGACTTCCCTTTCATCTTCCCGCAGTTTCATGAATGTGGATCTCTCCGACATCCTTTGCCCCCTCCTAAGTTAAACAATTATATTAATTAAGTTTTGAACTATTACTCCCGTTTCAAGTAGCTTCCAAAATATTTATTACAATAAACAATGTTTTCTTTAAAAAACTCAATTATAAGTTTTTGTTCGAAACACTGGATAATGCAAGATAAAAAGCTCCGACAGCCAGCTCGGCACAGTGAAATTCATCATCAGGCAAAGTCTCAAGATACTGGGCAATCACTTCAGGAGTAATATTCCAGCCTTCTTCTACAGGTTTTCCTTCTACCATCATTGCAAGGGTGCTTGCGCAAGCATGGGTATTTGTACACCCATTTGAATCATAAGCAACTGTCTGCAAAAAGCCATTCATGACATCTATAAAAATCTCAATAGTATCACCGCACTCACCTGTCCTTTTCCCATAACCAGAAGGATTCTCAAGGCGCTCGCGTCTTGTCGAGTCAAAAGCCATTTCAAGATATTTTTCTGAATGGTCATTCCAAAAATCAATAGCCTTACCTGCCATACTTACCTTTTACCTCTGCTCCATAATTTAATAAAAACACCATCTTTAAAGTAAATTACTAACCTACCACAAATAAATATGTAAATAAGCATTTTTTTATACTTTAAAATACTTTTCAAGCAAGAAACGAACGTTTTCAGGCAGTATAGGTTTGGAAAGATAATCATTCATACCTATTTTTAAGCACAGCTTTTCATCACCTTTCATTGCGTTGGCGGTCATTGCAAAGATAAGCATATTAGGATCAATCTGAGGAATTGTGGCCGAACGAATAAGCTTAGTTGCCTCGAACCCGTTCATACCTGGCATCCTAACATCCATAAAAATGGCGTCATAGCTTTTGAACGCAAGCCTACGGATGGCTTCCAACCCGTTTGAAACAACATCAACGGCACAATTATAGCGTTTCAGGAGCTTAAGCGCAACCATTTGGCTAACCTGATTATCTTCGACAACCAGCAAGTTCAAGCCACTTTTAATCGAAACACCTTCAACATCGTCAATATTTTTTTCCTCGTTAAGAACCCTCTCAATTTTCATTCCGGCAACTGCGGATTTCAAAATCTCTTTTCTGAAAGGTTTTGTGATACTTATGAAACGATCACCATAACACCTGTTCAATTTAGAATATTTGAGTCCTACAGGTATAAGAGAGATAATTCGTCCTTTAAACCCCGGATTACCTATCAGTTCGGTTATTTGCTCCTCAAAAGTATCAGATCCTGAAAAGCCCGTATCAGCAATAACTACATCATATTCTTCACCAGAGGCCAGAACAGAAAAATCATTCATAAATAGACCTAAAGAACTAAAATAAGCAATACTTGATGACATAGGCTCTATCAAACTACGGATAATTCCGGCCTGTGCAACACTGCTGCTAACAATACATGATCTTATTTCATTTGTGATGGGCATTGCGCAAGATTCTGCGTCTTCTTTCACATCGAAATCAAGATAGAACCAAAAAACAGATCCGGCTCCGTCAATCGAGCTGCATCCTATTTTTCCGCCCATCGCGTTGACAATTTTTTTTGAAATTGCAAGTCCCAGGCCTGTACCGTTAACTTTTGGAGTTGTTGCTGAACTCACCTGGGTAAAAGATTTAAAAAGCATGTGCATTTTTTCTTCGGGAATCCCAACTCCGCTGTCTATGATGCTGAACTTGATACGTGCCTTGTTTTCATTCCATCCGTCAAGTTTAAGATGAACAAGGACCTCTCCGGCATCAGTAAATTTTATTGCGTTCCCGACAAGATTTATGAGTACCTGACGTATTCTCGTATAATCTCCGAAAACATTTGTTGGAATATCCTCGCCAAAGTCTATATGCAGATCGATATTCTTCTCATGAGCCTTGACAGCCATCAGATCGGCAATATCGGATACAAGGCATTCAAGGTCAAATTCATTTTTTACGATCTGGATTTTGCCGGCTTCAATTTTCGCATAATCGAGTATCTCGTTTATTATTGTCAAAAGGGAATCAGAGCTTGTTCTTATAATATTCAAGTATTCGGCCTGTTCATCAGTCGGGCTTGTTTCAAAGAGGAGATGGATCATTGCAATGATTCCATTCATGGGGGTCCGGATTTCATGGCTCATACTGGCAAGAAATGCTGTCTTGGCCCTGTTGGCAGCTCTTGCGGATTCTGCAAGCCTCTTTGTTTTTTCATAGGTCTGCATCAAAGAACTGTTCGCGAGTTCAAGCTCATCAGTTCTGAGTCTGACTTTCTTTTCCAGATTCGAATTAAGCTCCCTTATTTCCTCCTCAATCTTTGATCTATATTGAATCTCTTCTGAAAGCCTCGAATTTAGCTCCTTGATCGAACTTAAATGCAAATATGATCTTATCGCAGTTATTATAGAGGTAAAAAGCTTGTCAGCCGTAAGTTCTGTTTTTGCCGTGTAGTCATTAATGGAATACTCAAGAATGATCTTTTTTTCGGGAGCTATTCCAGGCTGCCCTGTTCTGACAATTATCTGCACAGAATCATTAAGCATTTCATTACGAATAAAACGTATAAAATCAAGACCAGCCGTATCATTCTCCATAACGATATCCACCAAAACCACAGCGATATCATTATGCTTCAAAAAAATACTTTCAGCTTCTTTTGCAGAATAGGCACTCAGGAAATCGAGGCCTTTTCCCTCAAAAACAATGTCGCCAAGAACGAGCCGTGTCATTTTATGGACCTCAGGATCGTCATCAACCATTAAAACTTTCCAGGATGATTTTGGGCTGTTTATCTTGTTCGGGTCAGAAACTGCAAAATCTAAAAAATCATAAGAATATATATCGTTCATAAATAACTGACTTAAATCCACAAAACTTTTAAAAATTAGATGTGATCAATGTTCACACTTCCTACCCAATTGTTTGAATAATGTCAATATAAAGACTTTTTACAGGACAACAATCAATATTTCAATAATGTTATACAATGATATATGGAGATAAAATTCGGAAAACCATGAAATAACTGGCTGAAGTAATCGGCTTTACAAAAAATAACCGATATAATAATACTGTCATTATGGCTTCAAAAGCCATATAAGTCAAAAAACTGATTAACCGGTTTGTAAAGGACAAATATTTTCAAGATATCCATATGTATGACAGTCTTTCCGAAAGGAGAATAAATGAAAAGAAAACTTGAAGAGATTAAAAGCATTGTACTTGATATGGGTATAGAAATAATCAAGGAAGATGAATCGAATGAACTGATTATATTGAATGATGAAGAAAGCGGAATAAAAAACATGATTATAGACTGCGAGGACCCGATAGTAGTAATTGAGCAGCTCATTATGAAAACGCCGACCCCTTCTGGGAACCTTTTCAAACGACTTCTTCAGATGAACAGAGAGCTTATCCACGGAGCATTTGTTCTTGACGAGTCAGGCGAAAGCATACTTTTCCGTGACACCTTGCAGATTGAAAACCTTGACAAAAATGAGCTTGAAGCGTCCATAAGATCTCTCCAATTGGCTCTTTCAGAATATGCCGGTGAGCTTCTTAAATATGCAGGGATTTAGACCATCTGAGAACGGACTGAAACAATAGGAGGAACCATGTCATTTTTCAAAAGACTTTTCAAAATAGGCGAAGCCGAAGCACACGCCGTTTTAGATAAACTTGAAGACCCCATTAAAATTACGGAACAGGGCATAAGGGATCTTAAAAAAGATCTTCAGGAATCAATGACAAGCCTTGCCGAAGTCAAAGGCGTAGCAATAAAAACAAGAAAGGACGCCGATAATCAGAAGCTGCTGGCCGAAGACTATGAAAGGAAAGCCATGCTTCTTCTTCAGAAAATGCAGGCGGGGCAACTTGCTCCGGCAGATGCTGAAAGACTTGCGACCGATGCTCTGTCCAAAAAAGAGCAAGCTGCGATTGAAGCGGCAAGGCTTCACCAGGAAGCCTCAAATCATGAAAAAATGTGCGATCAGCTTCAGACCAATATAAATAAGCTCAAATCCAATGTGTCAAAATATGAAAATGATCTGCTAACACTCAAGGCAAGATCAAAAACTGCTACAGCCTCAAGAAAAATCAATGAACAGCTCTCAAAGATCGATTCTTCTGGCACCATCTCAATGCTGGAAAAAATGAAAGCCAAGGTAGAAGCAGAGGAAAGCCTTGCAATTGCTTACGGAGAAATGGCGAGCGTGGAAAAAAGCGTGGATGATGAAATAAACAGGGCGCTTGCCGGCTCATCGACCCAGGCGCTGCCTGGTGCCGGATCTTCTCAGCTCGACGATCTGAAAAAGAAGATGGGAATAGTCTAAATGGGCATTTTTGACATTTTTTTCAAAAAAGACAAAAAGAATGAACGAGACCCTCTAAACTTGAGTCTATCCACAATGCAGTCCGGAGATTATGTCGACTATGACATGAGGACATGGCAGGTCAGACAGACAGCTCATTACGAGTGGGGCGCAAACGATATCACCAAAGAATGGCAGCTTGTCTCAGGCAATGAAACAATCTACCTTGAAATGGAGTCAGGAGATGAAAGCTCCTGGAGCATAAGCAAAAAAATAAATATTGCGCAGATGGGTGACAATGTAAGAAAAGCCATAATCGACAATGGAGATCCTCCTGAATCAATAGTATTCGATGGCAAGGAATATTCTATGGTGGTATCAGGCGGGGGATTTTACTACGAGCATGGCAAGCCTTTGTCCCAGAAACTCCTCAAGTGGGATTATTCTGACGACAGCGGGGAAAAATTCATCTCCATTGAACAGTGGGGTGAGAATGAATTTGATGCTTCCGAGGGCATATCAGCCCGGGAATACCAGTTCAACAATATTACTCCTGGAGTCCCTGGATGATTCAAGAATTAATGAGTCTGTAAGGGGGCTCTCTGAAAGGGAACCCCCTGCAGATCTTGTTATATGGCCGATAGTTTTCAAAGAAGCTGGGAATAATCTAAATGCCATACATAATATGATCAGCGATAACAGGGGAGCAATTAAAAAATTTCTCATTGATTCAGGATTCAAGCCTGAAGATATATCTGAATCCGTTCCACAGATTACAGATTTTATTGCTGAACAAAGCACAAGCGGAGACGCACCTACAAACGCCAGATACATGGCCAAGGCAAGCATCACTCTTCGCACCGTGGACGTTGCCATGGCAAAAAAAGGCCATGGAATAGTCTGATGATCTTGTGAGCAAAGGAATAGTCATCACCCAAGATTATGAGCAGAATACAGAATATATTTTCACCAGTCTGAACAAGGTTAAACCTGAAATGATAGCTGAAGCCACCCAGAGCGCGAGAAAAGCAGTGGAACAGGGTCTGTTCACCAAAGAAAACCGGGACATAAATACGCCTGAATTCAAAAGAATCAGGATCGTAACCACAGTTGACTATTATTGGGCAAAATAAAATGGAATATATTGACATCCTTAATCCGGACGGATCTCCTGCCGGATTCAGTTATCCAAGAAATAAGGCCCACGCCGAAGGACTCTTTCACAAAAGCATTCATTTATGGATTGTGAATACCAAAGGTGAACTGCTGATTCAGAAGAGGTCGCTTTCAAAAACCGCCCATGCAGGCCTCTGGGATATATCATGTGCAGGCCATGTTGAAAGCGGAGATACTTCTGACGCGACTGTAATAAAAGAAGCAAAAGAAGAATTAGGCTTAGATATATCTATAGATGATATTAAATTTTGCCACACGATTCTTACAAAAAACATTTATGATTCAGGCAGATATATTGACAACGAATATATAGATATTTTTCTGACGATTAAGAATATAAGTATTTCTGATATTTGTTTTGATCAAGATGAAGTCTCTGATGTCAGATCCATCCACCTGAAAGATTTCATGGAATTAGTTTTACTTAAGGACCCAAGAGTATCTCCGCATTACGATGAATATTCTTATATGTTTGATTTTACGGAACTAAAACATTTTCTAAACTGATATAAAACCATCAAAATCACTTATCCCTTCTAAAAATACTGCGTTATAAAAAGAATCATTTTGCTTTTTTTAGCATTTCCCATATGAGTGATTAGATTTTGATAATAACTTTTTGGGAAATTTGGATTTGAT
It encodes:
- a CDS encoding polyhydroxyalkanoate synthesis regulator DNA-binding domain-containing protein codes for the protein MTSIVHIKKYANRRLYDMEKSKYVTLIEVADMIKNGREVEVTDANTEEDVTAFILTQIVLEKSKHKKALLPIPLLHLIIRYGDNILSEFFEKYLQITIDRYVSHKIAFDEHFKKVIDLGMGWSDIAQKSIAGITPFKPFMDIFSGEPKPSDNKDGDEEK
- a CDS encoding TetR/AcrR family transcriptional regulator, with protein sequence MKLREDEREVRKTLIIAAAMKLFEEKSFHEIGMRDIAAEAGVSAASIYRYFPSRDDLFVEALIQDINTIEQLLEKRLEQGSSIEELAVAVVDYLIDNEATFQMMCHFMIRGGINQRALKKFNAVQRYFLKMFDEVVKKAQGVESIRFFTHAFFASLAGVVMTFRNYPGRSMEERREYMHKLALLIMHEGNTLEVLSSDKKARGISSIAQD
- a CDS encoding YbjN domain-containing protein, whose product is MKRKLEEIKSIVLDMGIEIIKEDESNELIILNDEESGIKNMIIDCEDPIVVIEQLIMKTPTPSGNLFKRLLQMNRELIHGAFVLDESGESILFRDTLQIENLDKNELEASIRSLQLALSEYAGELLKYAGI
- a CDS encoding ArsA family ATPase, which codes for MRVILFTGKGGTGKTTCAAATALMAASKGIKTLVISTDPAHSLSDSFDVKIGPEPTEIIPNLFAQELDIYYSMRKYWGNLRSVMLQMFHWQGIDRKLSEEMSALPGMEEASAFLWIEKHYEDRVFDLIVIDSAPTGETLTLLTLPQATKWWTLRMFPIPKLAVRTFGSMFDLTTGIPVAKGYDELQEIMSKLEKVHKIFSNPEICSIRLVTTPEKMVIQEARRAFMYLQLYGFGVDAVIVNRILPDIDGESFFNNFIAKQDKYLSEIETSFHPVPILRINHFGEEVFGQAKLSRVSEMLYPDISAIDVFFKEKVINIYETAFGYNIDLSLPFADLSEIDIKTYSDEMVIDIGNRRKNLFLPKFLRFYEMKGYEKNGAKVTVKFEPKK
- a CDS encoding response regulator; the protein is MNDIYSYDFLDFAVSDPNKINSPKSSWKVLMVDDDPEVHKMTRLVLGDIVFEGKGLDFLSAYSAKEAESIFLKHNDIAVVLVDIVMENDTAGLDFIRFIRNEMLNDSVQIIVRTGQPGIAPEKKIILEYSINDYTAKTELTADKLFTSIITAIRSYLHLSSIKELNSRLSEEIQYRSKIEEEIRELNSNLEKKVRLRTDELELANSSLMQTYEKTKRLAESARAANRAKTAFLASMSHEIRTPMNGIIAMIHLLFETSPTDEQAEYLNIIRTSSDSLLTIINEILDYAKIEAGKIQIVKNEFDLECLVSDIADLMAVKAHEKNIDLHIDFGEDIPTNVFGDYTRIRQVLINLVGNAIKFTDAGEVLVHLKLDGWNENKARIKFSIIDSGVGIPEEKMHMLFKSFTQVSSATTPKVNGTGLGLAISKKIVNAMGGKIGCSSIDGAGSVFWFYLDFDVKEDAESCAMPITNEIRSCIVSSSVAQAGIIRSLIEPMSSSIAYFSSLGLFMNDFSVLASGEEYDVVIADTGFSGSDTFEEQITELIGNPGFKGRIISLIPVGLKYSKLNRCYGDRFISITKPFRKEILKSAVAGMKIERVLNEEKNIDDVEGVSIKSGLNLLVVEDNQVSQMVALKLLKRYNCAVDVVSNGLEAIRRLAFKSYDAIFMDVRMPGMNGFEATKLIRSATIPQIDPNMLIFAMTANAMKGDEKLCLKIGMNDYLSKPILPENVRFLLEKYFKV
- a CDS encoding DUF4178 domain-containing protein; its protein translation is MGIFDIFFKKDKKNERDPLNLSLSTMQSGDYVDYDMRTWQVRQTAHYEWGANDITKEWQLVSGNETIYLEMESGDESSWSISKKINIAQMGDNVRKAIIDNGDPPESIVFDGKEYSMVVSGGGFYYEHGKPLSQKLLKWDYSDDSGEKFISIEQWGENEFDASEGISAREYQFNNITPGVPG
- a CDS encoding PspA/IM30 family protein, which encodes MSFFKRLFKIGEAEAHAVLDKLEDPIKITEQGIRDLKKDLQESMTSLAEVKGVAIKTRKDADNQKLLAEDYERKAMLLLQKMQAGQLAPADAERLATDALSKKEQAAIEAARLHQEASNHEKMCDQLQTNINKLKSNVSKYENDLLTLKARSKTATASRKINEQLSKIDSSGTISMLEKMKAKVEAEESLAIAYGEMASVEKSVDDEINRALAGSSTQALPGAGSSQLDDLKKKMGIV
- a CDS encoding NUDIX hydrolase, producing MEYIDILNPDGSPAGFSYPRNKAHAEGLFHKSIHLWIVNTKGELLIQKRSLSKTAHAGLWDISCAGHVESGDTSDATVIKEAKEELGLDISIDDIKFCHTILTKNIYDSGRYIDNEYIDIFLTIKNISISDICFDQDEVSDVRSIHLKDFMELVLLKDPRVSPHYDEYSYMFDFTELKHFLN
- a CDS encoding iron-sulfur cluster assembly scaffold protein, with the translated sequence MAGKAIDFWNDHSEKYLEMAFDSTRRERLENPSGYGKRTGECGDTIEIFIDVMNGFLQTVAYDSNGCTNTHACASTLAMMVEGKPVEEGWNITPEVIAQYLETLPDDEFHCAELAVGAFYLALSSVSNKNL